The Dyadobacter sandarakinus DNA window TATCCACGCCGGTATATTGCGAAAAACGGGGGATGCCAGGGATCAGTTTGCCGGTGAGGTCGGCTTCTCCCTGGATAAAACTTTCATAGGTGTACTTCGTGTACGTTCCGGTGTTCCAGAGTTTGAGCGAAAGAGGAAGGTCTGTACCGGACAGGATTTGATAGTTGATATTCCACTCCATACCATTCTGGCGTGTTTTTCCTGCATTGATAAAATACTCCGCTCCGCTTTCTTCTGTACGTCTTACAATAGCATCTTTCAGGCCGAAATGGTACAGGCTGATCTCTCCTGTGATCACGCGACCTGCCTTCCGGAGCGAAATTTCAGTATTAGCACCTCTTTCCGCTTCCAGGTCCTGCCTGAACCCGCCGGCCGAGGGCCGCACTTCCTGCAGGGTAGGGGGTGAGAAGCCTCCGCTGTACGAGGCACTTACTGACCAGTTGCCTGCAATAATTTTGTTCAATGCAAATCGTGGAATAAAAATGCCGTCGAATGTGCGCTGCTCCCGGCTGTAAGGAAGCTGAAAAAAGCGCTCGTACCGGTATTTGGAGGCATTGTAGCTTACGCCGGCACTGGCCGTAAGATCAGAAAACAGCACGGCTTCAAGCTGCGTAAAAACCGAAATACTGCTCGTGCGGATATCTTCCGCAGTTTGCTGAGCGCCGGGAATGCCGCCTAAATTGTCATAGTTGCGCTGGGCCGATTTTCCATACTGCCATTCGAATCCGCTGGTCCAGTTGGTCCTTACATTACCGATAGACGAGCGGTTCTGCCAGGTATTACGACCGCCGAAGCCCTGCTCGTCGCGTTTTTCGTAGTTACTGATAAATGGATTAGCAAAGTCGGTGCTTGTCAGGTAAAGAGAGTTGGACTGGGTCCAGGTATCGGAAAGTTCGAGGGCATAATTAGCGCCGATCATGGCCATTTTGTTATAAATAGCGGCATGTTGCGACTCACTGCCGGGCACGGTGGCAGTAGGCTGCCGGGCGAGTTTGGGGTTGGCCTGGTATTGAGCCAGGGTAATGCCTCCCGGTGTCTGATAGTACAGGTCGGAGTACATCCCGAGGAGGGATAACTGGCCTTTGTCCCCGATTTTGGACGACGAGCTGAACCTGATCGCATCCCTTGCCATAGCGCTCTGGTTGCGGTAGCCATCCTGCTGGGTATGCCCGTACTGAATAGACACGTCGCCGACCTGCAGGGTCGTATTCCGGTTCTGGAAGCCATATTTGCCGAAACTTACACTTTGCTCCGCCCGGTTATTGGTGTCGCTGAACGGCATGCTGCGCAAAAGTACCACGCCGCCCGTACCTGCTCCATAAATGCTGCTGCCCGGACCTTTGATGATCTCCATACTTTGTACAGCACCATAGTCCAGCGCATTAAGGGGCGTATTGCCGCTGGCATCGGTGAATGGTATCCCGTTCCAGTAAAATTTTACATTCCGCACCCCGAAAGGAGAACGGATCAGACTTCCCCGGACCGAAAAGCGGTAACTTCCCGGTGAACGTTCTTCCATTCTGACGCCGGGGATTGCATTTACCGCATTGGCCCAGGTAACAGGGGAGTAGCGTTCGAGGGACCGGGCATTGAGCAGTCCTACACTCGCGGTGGTGGACAGGTAGCTCGACCGGGATTCGAACGCATTAATAGTTACTTCTTCCAGGCTTTGCGTCCGCAAGGTATCAGGCTGGCTTTGCGCGCCGGCTGTTTTTGCAAAAAATGATAGTAATAAAAAAGCAGGAACGGAAAACTTGTTCATATCAGCTGGGTTAAGGAATATGCGCGTGCGGCAAAGATTTACTCAGCAGCATAACCAGTTTGCAGACTTGAAAAATTCCATGGTGCTGCTTTGCTATGCAATAATTTCCTTGCTGAGGCACATGCGGGTGCCTGAAAAATGCCGGCCAGGGCCAGGTTGCTGATGGCAGGGTTTTTTTAAACATTCCATCGGAGTATTAACCTGATTTAATCAACACCTGACATGAAAAAACTTACCTGGATGGTTGCTGCCATGCTTTTTGCGGGTACTTTCACTTTTACAGCTTGTTCTGAAAAGACCAAGGATTCGGCCGATGAGACGGTTGAAAATGCCAAAGATGATATGAAGGAAGATGTAGCGGACGCCAAGGCTGACATCAAAGAAGCCGGTGACAAATTTGAAGACAAGGTAAGGAAGGACAAGGATGACCTGAAAGCCGAGATCGACGAAGCTGTCGCCAAGGTGGACGAAAAAATTGAAGAGGCCGATGCCAAGATGGACAAGGCATCCGAAAATCAAAAAGCCAAATGGGCCGAGCGTAAAAAGGAGCTGAATGCCGAAAAAGAAGAGCTGAAAGCTTCCTGGAACAGAACCGAGGCTGAAACGGCTGATAAATGGGATGACTTCAAAGCAGATACCAGACAGAAAATTTCCAAAGTAAAGGCAGACCTGAATGACTAGCTTTGTGCAGGTATCAATAGAAAAAGGCCCTTACGAGGGCCTTTTTCTATTTTACGGGTAAATGGATTTCGGTCATCATGCAGCGGGCGGAGCCGCCCCCGGTTTTCTCAATAACAGACAAATCACTGTGCAGCAGCTTGGCATAATCGCTGAGTGCTTCCTTTTGGCGGCTGTTCAAAGACTCGTAAGCCTGGGTGGACATCACCAGGAACATACTGCTGTTTTTGCTCCGCACCAGCAACATATTGCCTGCAAAGTGCCGGACCTGATCCAGGGATATTTCAATAATAAACTTGCCTGTTTCTTCGAGCGCCGAGCGTACCAGGTGACGTTCGTCGGGATTTTTGATGGCTTCCAGGCAGATCACCGCAAACACGTCGCCGATGCACATCAGTACATTGGTGTGGTAAATGGGCTGGTCATTTTCGTCTGAAGCCGAAAACGGGATCACTTCGTAACCGAGTGCCTCACCAAATGCGTCCAGTACTTCGGGGTGTGTGCGGGGTGAAAGGCATGCGTAGGCGATTTTATATCTTCTGTCAAATACCATACTGCCGGTACCTTCCAGGTATTTGCCCTGAGATTCAAAATGGGTAAGATCCACCACTTCCTCTATCTTGAAATCCTTTCTGAGATCTTCCACAATGTCGGGCCGCCGCTCCTTGCGCCTGTTTTCGGCCATCATCGGGTATAATACCACTTTGCCGCTCTGGTGGAAAGAGATCCAGTTGTTTGAAAAAACGGCATCGGGACGGGCTGTTTCCTGGTTATCATTATAAAGCCGCACATCAACACCTGTAATGCGGAGCTGGTCGAGCAGCAGATTAAACTCTGCTTCGGCATCCTCCCGTGTTGCAGTACGGTTGCCGCCTGCCGCAGAAGTCTGCTGGTATGCATTGCTGGCGGCAGTTTCAGTATTGAATGCGAAGCTGGCCGGCCTGATCATCATGATCCGCGAGGTCGACTGCGGCTGGGTCTGGGTGGATGATGTGATGACGCGCATGGGAGTAATATCAGGTTGGTAAATGCAATTTATCACCGAAATATGGCGATTACAATATTATAAATCACGCAAAATAGGCATGCTCATGCAATGTGAGCCGCCTCTTGCCCTCGACAGCTCGGCCGAAGGCAGGGTAATGAATGTGTCTGTAAGGGTATCAGGCGAAAGGGTTCCAAGCTCGAACTCATCCAGTAAGTCGGCGGCGCTGATGATGCGGAATCCCTTTTTCCGGAAAGCATTAATGGTCCGGTCATTGCGGTCATACCCGATCACCACACCTTCCTGCAGGGCCAGGAGGTTGCAGGAGTCTGTCCATTGTTCACGTTCGCCAAACGGAAATTCATTGTCGCCCGAATAAATGAATTGCACGGGACTTGTTACCCCCAGGTCATGCACGCTGATTTCGGTCAGGAGGTCTTCCAGGTTGTCGATTTCCCGCGGACTTTGTTCCCGGCCCTTCTCAAACTGTATGATCCTGAATTCGGCAGCCGTGTTTTGCGGAGAGAAAAAGTGCAGGAGGTCTTTTTGCCTCGATTCGTCGCCGAGCCTTGCCAGTGAGCCCAGCAGTACCCAGGTATCTTTTTTAACCTGAGTAAAAATGGTATCGATATGCATGTAGTCCCGCTTCTTGGGGATTTTAACAATCGTGATCTTGGTGACAACCTCTTTATCAAACAAAATCTGCATGACCTGCTGCGCAGCATACAGGGAGGTGCGCTCACTGCACCCGATCATCAGGTGGTGGGGTGCGACCATCATTACGTCCCCGCCTTCAAGGGTACAGCGGTTCAGGTCACTGGCTTTTTCATCATCTGCAAGCAGGAAATGCCGCTCGTTTTCGGGTATCTCTATGATATTTTCCCTCGCATGCGCGAACATCGGGTGGTAAAAAAAGATAAACTGGGCCAGGATCGTTTCCCGCGTCCGGGCGTTTTTGGCAGGCTTGTTGAGCAGGATATGATCATTGATCACAATGCCGATATCGCGCATGAAGATCAGGTTGGGCAGGGGCGCGAAGAGCATTTTTTTATCAGAATAATAACCTGAAATAAACACGCTGGCAAGCTCGTGCGCATCGCAGGTATTGAGCTCTTCCTGCAAATGAAAGGATGTACGTTCAATTCCGCATATCGCTGCCGTGAGCTTGGTGCGCACACCGGAGTCCAGCAGGATCTCGCCCAGCAGCTTCTGCATGTCTACCACCTTGTCCGAATCAAAGTAGCCTGGCGTACCGGGAATGTAAAAGCCCCTCGTGGCGTCGCTGTCGATCTGCCTGATCCTGCCGCGCACCTTTTCAGGGTCAAGAAAGTAGAGCAGGAGCTTCACATAATAGTCGTACTCCTTCCGCCGCATGGTATCCAGGTGCACAATATCTTCAAAGAGCCAGTCCTGCGCTTTGCTCGGTATTACCTTCCCCAGGCCACGGTCAGGACTATGGATCAGGAGCCTTCTGAGTTTGCCGGTTTCGGAGGAAACATGTATAGGGTTATTATGAAAAGAATTCATGCTTGCAGTTAGGTTGAAGTCTGTTACAGGGAGTGCAAAGTAAAAGCTTTGGCATCATAAAAAACCGCGCGTGCACCGGACTGTATTTCAGATGGGTAAATACATGATAAATATCAGCTTTCGGGGAACATCCGGTCATTGAAAAAGGTTGTAGAATAAGGGCAGTGCGGCATCAGGCGGCTGCTGGTCAATTTTCTTTTACGCTCAAAGCGTGTTACTTTTGCGGTAAAATTACCACGAACTATATTATAAGTATAAAATCGGTTATGCTCTCTATAAACGAATTACGTGCCTCAGTAGAAGGTAAGGAGATATTAAAAGGCATCAATCTGGAAGTAAAGCCAGGCGAGGTCCACGCGATCATGGGCCCGAATGGTTCCGGCAAAAGTACGCTGGCTTCGGTGCTTGCAGGGCGGGAGGAGTATGAGGTTACCGGAGGAACTGTAGTATTTGATGGAAAAGAGATTCTTGACATGGCTCCCGAAGAAAGGGCTGCTGAGGGGATCTTTCTGGCATTCCAGTATCCTGTTGAAATTCCCGGCGTGACCACGATCAACTTCCTGAAAACGGCTGTTAACGAAATTCGCAAATATAAAGGCGAAAACCCGCTGGATGCTGCGCAGTTCCTGAAAATGGTACGCGAAAAGGCCAAGCTGGTAAGCATGAATGACTCTTTGCTAAAACGTGCCCTGAACGAAGGTTTTTCGGGTGGTGAGAAAAAGAGAAATGAAATTTTTCAGATGGCAGTACTGGAACCCAAGCTTGCTATTCTGGATGAGACGGACTCCGGCCTCGATATCGATGCGCTGCGTATTGTAGCGGAAGGTGTTAATTCATTGCGCTCCCCGGATCGGGCGGCGATTGTGGTAACACACTACCAGCGACTGCTGGATTACATCGTGCCTGATTTTGTACACGTACTTTATAAAGGAAGGATCGTGAAGTCGGGCTCCAAAGAGCTGGCCTTCGAACTGGAAGAAAAAGGGTACGACTGGATCAAGGCAGAAGTGGAAGCTGTCGGTTAAGAAACGGAAAACGGGCAATGCCCTCAGGAGGTTCTTGACAACACATTTTTTACAGACTCAATGAGTAACGAAACCATAGATTTAAAAACCCGGCTGATCTCTGATTTTTATGCCCGCGAATCGGTCATGAATGGAGAGGCAACGTCGGCTTTTCACCAGAAAAAACGCCTTGCCCTCGCCAGGTTTGAGGAGCAAGGTTTTCCTTCCGTCAGGAATGAAGAATGGAAATACAGTAATGTAAAGGACCTGATCAGCGCTTCTTACAATTTCAACCTCGAAAGCAGCATCGGTCAGGCTGAGCTGGAAGACCTTAAAATACCTGCTCACGAGGCAAATATCCTGTATTTTGTAAACGGGCAGTATGCTCCCGAGCTTTCCCAGCTGGTATCGTCATCGGATCAGGTAGTGATTGATTCACTGCAGAATGCATACAAGAAAAATCCGCAG harbors:
- a CDS encoding TonB-dependent receptor; the protein is MNKFSVPAFLLLSFFAKTAGAQSQPDTLRTQSLEEVTINAFESRSSYLSTTASVGLLNARSLERYSPVTWANAVNAIPGVRMEERSPGSYRFSVRGSLIRSPFGVRNVKFYWNGIPFTDASGNTPLNALDYGAVQSMEIIKGPGSSIYGAGTGGVVLLRSMPFSDTNNRAEQSVSFGKYGFQNRNTTLQVGDVSIQYGHTQQDGYRNQSAMARDAIRFSSSSKIGDKGQLSLLGMYSDLYYQTPGGITLAQYQANPKLARQPTATVPGSESQHAAIYNKMAMIGANYALELSDTWTQSNSLYLTSTDFANPFISNYEKRDEQGFGGRNTWQNRSSIGNVRTNWTSGFEWQYGKSAQRNYDNLGGIPGAQQTAEDIRTSSISVFTQLEAVLFSDLTASAGVSYNASKYRYERFFQLPYSREQRTFDGIFIPRFALNKIIAGNWSVSASYSGGFSPPTLQEVRPSAGGFRQDLEAERGANTEISLRKAGRVITGEISLYHFGLKDAIVRRTEESGAEYFINAGKTRQNGMEWNINYQILSGTDLPLSLKLWNTGTYTKYTYESFIQGEADLTGKLIPGIPRFSQYTGVDIITKWGLSAFLTYQSGSSFFLNDANTVKNTPYNQWIARISWRKSWGGHLYSELSASAEQVHAGIYSLGYDLNAFGNRYYNAAPKNNLWAGVKVGWEWQKNNK
- the sufC gene encoding Fe-S cluster assembly ATPase SufC, producing MLSINELRASVEGKEILKGINLEVKPGEVHAIMGPNGSGKSTLASVLAGREEYEVTGGTVVFDGKEILDMAPEERAAEGIFLAFQYPVEIPGVTTINFLKTAVNEIRKYKGENPLDAAQFLKMVREKAKLVSMNDSLLKRALNEGFSGGEKKRNEIFQMAVLEPKLAILDETDSGLDIDALRIVAEGVNSLRSPDRAAIVVTHYQRLLDYIVPDFVHVLYKGRIVKSGSKELAFELEEKGYDWIKAEVEAVG
- a CDS encoding arginine deiminase family protein; translation: MNSFHNNPIHVSSETGKLRRLLIHSPDRGLGKVIPSKAQDWLFEDIVHLDTMRRKEYDYYVKLLLYFLDPEKVRGRIRQIDSDATRGFYIPGTPGYFDSDKVVDMQKLLGEILLDSGVRTKLTAAICGIERTSFHLQEELNTCDAHELASVFISGYYSDKKMLFAPLPNLIFMRDIGIVINDHILLNKPAKNARTRETILAQFIFFYHPMFAHARENIIEIPENERHFLLADDEKASDLNRCTLEGGDVMMVAPHHLMIGCSERTSLYAAQQVMQILFDKEVVTKITIVKIPKKRDYMHIDTIFTQVKKDTWVLLGSLARLGDESRQKDLLHFFSPQNTAAEFRIIQFEKGREQSPREIDNLEDLLTEISVHDLGVTSPVQFIYSGDNEFPFGEREQWTDSCNLLALQEGVVIGYDRNDRTINAFRKKGFRIISAADLLDEFELGTLSPDTLTDTFITLPSAELSRARGGSHCMSMPILRDL
- the ctlX gene encoding citrulline utilization hydrolase CtlX: MRVITSSTQTQPQSTSRIMMIRPASFAFNTETAASNAYQQTSAAGGNRTATREDAEAEFNLLLDQLRITGVDVRLYNDNQETARPDAVFSNNWISFHQSGKVVLYPMMAENRRKERRPDIVEDLRKDFKIEEVVDLTHFESQGKYLEGTGSMVFDRRYKIAYACLSPRTHPEVLDAFGEALGYEVIPFSASDENDQPIYHTNVLMCIGDVFAVICLEAIKNPDERHLVRSALEETGKFIIEISLDQVRHFAGNMLLVRSKNSSMFLVMSTQAYESLNSRQKEALSDYAKLLHSDLSVIEKTGGGSARCMMTEIHLPVK